From the Thomasclavelia ramosa DSM 1402 genome, the window GCTTTATCATTTTTAATTTCATTAGGCAAAGTAATACCTAATTGTTTTAATACTTTTGTATTTACATAAACACTTAAATTTTCTTTAAATACTTTAACTGGAATATTTTCCACTTTTTCACCTTTTAAGATTTTATCAACCATATTTGCAGTTTCTTTTCCAAGATCTTCGTAATTAATTCCAACACTTAAAAAACCACCATCTTGAACCATTGAATCAGCGCCTACATATAAAGGTACTTTTGCTTTAGCACAAGCAGGTCCTACCATATCCATTGCATTTGCTACAGTATTATCATTTGGAGCAAAGACTGCATCACATTTACTAGTTAATACATCAATTGCACTTTGCACTTCATTTACTCCAGTAACAGTTGTTTCAATCATTTCAATTCCTTTATCATCACAAAAAGCTTTTGCTTTAGCAATATTAGTAACTGAATTTACTTCACCTTTATTATAAATGACTCCTATTTTTTTCAAATCCGGATTAACTTGTAAAGCTCTTTCTAAAATCATTTCAACTTGAATCTCATCACTCGTTCCCGTAATATTTTTATCTGGTTTTTCAAGAGATGTAGTTAAACCAGCTTTAATTGGATCAGTTACCGCTGCAAAAACAACTGGTGTATCAGTTGACATTTCAGCTGCTGTTTGAGCTACAGGAGTTGCGATTGCAACTACACAATCTTTTTTACTAGATTTAAAATCTTGAATAATCGACGGAGCTGTGTTCATATCTCCTTGAGCATTTTTAAAAGTATACTTAATATTTTCACCTTCTTTATATCCCAAAGCCTCCATCTGTTCATCAAAAGCATCTTTAATTGTATTTAATGATGTATGTTCAACATATTGAATAATCGCTACCTCTTTTACATCACCATTACTACTGCTATTTCCACATCCTGTTAAAGCTGTCATTGTTAAAGCTGATACTGCCATTAATTTAAATAGTTTATTAATTCTCATTTTTATGTTCCCCTTTTTCTTTATAGTTTTTATCTTTTAAATTATAAAGAGCTACACCATCGCTTATCTAATCTCATTTTTCTTCCCCTTTCGAAATCACATTTAAACAAAAAAACACCTGTCCTAAAAGGACAGATGTTAAAATCTGCTATACCACCTTATGGTCTTTGTCAAATGCTATCACATTTTTGCTTTGTAACGTAAGCTAACGTCAAAAGATACTCAAATTACTTCTTTCCCCTTTGCCTTCATGGGTCCATTTACCAAAGTCGCATCTCTATCTAGCTTCCACCACCCTAGACTCTCTACAAGCGCGTTCGATGTTTTATCTCCCAATCACAAGTTTATCTATGAATAAAATCTATCACACATATTTCTCTTTGTCAATACGATTGAATGCAAAAGCAGACTAATTATTAGTTTTAATCTGATATAGTTTCTCTAATTCATTAATCATTTGAATTGATGTAAACCTTTTTTATTTCCTAAAAGAAGACTGGCTTTAAAAAGATAATAAAAGAATTAAACTTAAATTTCTTTCCTAAAAACATCTCAAGAGAATATTTTAAATAGACTTTTAAAAGTATTTTTAATAAATCAAGAATAAGATAAAAATTTAATGAAATAGTTGATTAAAATATAATTTATTAAAGTCTATGTATCAAATATGATAAAAAATCGACTTAAACAGTTTAAAGATCAGCTTAATTATTTCAATCACATTTACTATCTAAGACTTTTGTCAGTATAGATTTACACCTATACTATTATAATGCCTTCGATATCTGTCATCACTATTCAGTAAATATTCTACCAAATAGCAATTAACCTATAATTACAAAAAGCTCTAACGGGCAGTGCTATTACAATTAGAAAAAATATATTATTAGAACAAAAAAGTCTTCAGAATATGGATCAGATCATGAATATTATTCCCTTATTCCGTTAGAAATAACGAAACTAGAAAACTTCAAGCTTTAATAACTTATTTGGATTGCATATAAAAATACAGTGTTTTAGCAACTTACAATCAGTTAATAAGCACTATATTTTATTTGCGACTATTAAAAGTTTGACTAATCTCCAAAAATTCACGTTTTCCTATTATATAATCATAATAAACTTCCTGCGGTGAAGTACCTGCAAAAATCTTACAAACTCCACAATTTTCACAGTCCCCATTTTTACATGCAAAAAGCTTGTTAAGATAGTTTTCTCGTTCACTTTTAGTAGTTTCTTTAATCAATTTAGCCATTTTCCTATCTCCTTAATTCAATTATAGCAAAAGCACACAATTAATTCGCGTGCTTTGCTCTATAAAACGGCTATTAAATAACGTAAATAGATTTTTTTGAACAAATTTGCTTGTTTAAAATATGCATTTGTTTTATCTTGATAAAACTGCTCTACTATTTCAAGTTCTTCAATAGATATTTGATGTTGTGAAAAACGAGCTTTATCAATTATTGTCTTTATCACATCACAATTAATTTTCAATTTAGTTAAATAGTAATAATAATAACAGACTTTTTGATTACTATTAGCAGCTCCTTTAAACATTCGTTTTTTACGAATTCTTGCTTGAAATAAAACTATAAAGATAAAGATCATCCCTCCTGCTAAATAATAAATATAAACAGGAATTTGAAAACTATCATTTTGAGAAATTTGTTGAATATTCGGTTTTTCTGGCTCCACTGGCTGTGGTGTTTTATCACCTTGGTTAGGTGCAGGAGTAATTGTATCAGTTGGTGTATTCGGATTTTCACTACTTGTTGGAGTCGCTTCAATTGGTATCCAGCCCAAATATTCATCATAAATTTCAACCCAAGCATGAGCATTACTATCCCTAACTATCAATTTACCAGCATTGTTCTTACTTCCCGGCACTTGATAGCCAACAACAAAACGTGCGGGATATCCCCTACTTCTTAACATTAATGCTAATGTTGAAGCATAGTGAACACAATACCCTTTCTTATTAGTATTTAAAAAATAATCAACAACATCCACATTATCAGGTGTATTTCCCGGTCTCAAGGTATAAGAAGTATTAGCCGCTAAAGCATTTGTACACTGTGTAATATAATTGAAAATATTACCATTATCAATAACATTATGCTGCTTTAAAAAATTCTCAATAATCGATTTTGTTTCCTCAGGAACTGATGTTAATTTTTCATCATCTTCATTCCCTTGTCCAAAATATTCATCGTAGTAGTCCTGTGTTCCATTACGCTCGGCTATTTCCTTTAATAATTCTCCTTTGGCTTTATAATCGATCGTTGATAATAGAGCATTAAAATCATCATTAGGTATAATCATCTCATATGTTTGAGGGTTTTTACCCTCATAGTGGTCACCATAATATGTCATATCGTCATTAATGATAAAGTATGGTGTATAATTACGTTGACTATAACCACTGATTTGATTAACTTCAATAACTTGACGAGAAGTCTTTGTAATATTTGCAATCTTCTCTAGGTTATTTTTAAACCATTCTGTTTCAACGCGACTATGAGAAGTCCCCCATTTACCATCTTCATACAAGTCATAAGCAATTCCTCGAATCTTGAAATTATTTAAAGTCACTTCACCAGCAATTGTAAAATCTAATGAGTTACGATAATGACGATCCCCTTGGCTATTGACATTGTATTCCTCTTTTATATTTCCAGGAGTTGAAATTGGTGTTCTGGCATTATCAAACAAACTATACTTTGAAGGACGATATGTACTTATTGGAAATGATATATATGTTATTGCCATGGCAACTACACTAATGATAATCATTGGTATTTTTAATATAGCCCCTTTTTGCAAAGCACCAATCAATAAAATCAAAACATATAAAACATAACATGCTAGAAAATACCATGGTGGTGTAATCGTAAATAATAATTCAATAAAAACACCTGGTAATAAAGCCAAAATAGCTAATGTATATTTTTGTTTATCAATTGCAATTACAGCTGATAAAAATAATGGGATAAAAATCAGCAAAAAAGCTAAGATACAAATTTGGGGATCATCATAAAAAATATACGTACTTTCAAAATTAAAATCATATACAGAAACTTCACGATACTTATAAATAATAATTGAAGTTATGTATGTTAAACAATCCATCGTACTAGGAATCAATAATAAGATTCCATCAGCAATAATACTCCCGATAACAAACTTCTTTTTACCTTGAATATAATTAAATCCCAAATATATTAACAAACCTACTATAATACAAGAAATAAAAATAAAATGATTGTTCGAACTAAAATTAAAAGAATAAACTAACGAGCCTACTGAACCAATAATTCCTAATAAATAAATTAATAACTTCATCAGCGGCCACCTTCCACTTTCATGATTCCATTATAGCTAATAACAAACTCATAATTATGTTTAGAAATATCTGACTGATACTCTTTATTCCATAACAAATATTTAAACATTTCGTCATATTCTTGAATACTTTTAATTTCCTTATTTGATAATAGAAAGCCAATTTGTCGTTTTAATAAAAAACCACAAAAGGTATCAAGATAACCAAAAACTAAATCATTATGATCATCATTGTCATCAAAACTAACATACAGATTAATTACTTCACCTACTAACATCGCATTATCTTTAACTAAAATATCTTGATAACGGGCACTAAGTTTCCAGTGAATATTTTTCAACTGATCCCCCTCTTGATATTTGTGAATATCATATATTTCTGTAGGATCATCTCCTTTACGATTCACAGCATAAACTTCGTCACCAACTCGTGGTAGTTGATGTGCGTACTCTTTGAAATCTAATTCTACCCTCTTTGGATAAATAGTAATTGGTATCTCATAATGGCATCTCTTTTTTATGCAAAATAGATTTAGACAATCGTATTGGTAGTATGTATTAATAATAAAATTTCTTCCCCCACAATGTTTAAATACTAAAGTTAATCCGTCTTGATTTCCCTTGATCAAATACTTTTGATCCTCAACAACAAACTTTATTGCTCCAAGCCCTAAATTATCCTTAATTATTTTAATCTTTACAAAGTCATCTTGAATAACTTTTTGATTCAAAATAGCAAAATCCAGCTTAGTAAATTTAAAACTCATAACTAAATAAAAAAGTGATAAAACTGGTAAAATCAGAATCAATAAAAGAAAATAATATGAAAAATATCCAACAAAAGCAATATAGAAAAATACCCCAAATCCAATTAATAACAAATAAGCAAGACGATAGCGAAACATAACTACTTATATGCAATTGGTGCAATCTTCATCATGATATCTTCCATAATTATTTGAAAATTTTCACGATTCTTTTTAACACTTGGCATTAAGAAAATCCGATGATTTAGGGTTTCATATAAGTTTTCGTTAATATCTTCAACAATAACATAGTCCCGACCATTTAAATATGCACTAGCTTGAGCCGCTTTCATCAATGCAATCGAAGCACGAGGAGAAGCCCCTAATTCAATTTTTTCATGAATTCTTGTCTGTTGAACGATTTGAACAATATATTTCACTAAACTTTCATCTAAATGAATTTTAGTAACTGCTTCTTGCATCATGAGCAATTCCTGAGGCGATAAAACCGGGTTGATTGAATTAATTGGATTTCCACTTTTTTTTCGATTTATAATTTCAATCTCACTCATTTCATCAGGATAACCTAATGATAAACGCATCATAAAACGATCCAACTGAGAATCTGGTAACATTTGTGTTCCAGCACTTCCAAACGGATTTTGTGTTGCAATAACAATAAACGGCTTAGCAGTTGGATAAGTTAACCCATCAACACTAATCATTCCTTCTTCCATAACCTGCAATAGTGCTGATTGTGTTTTACTTGACGTCCGATTAATTTCATCAGCCAAAAAGATATTTGTAAATAGCGGTCCTTTTTTAAAAGTCATTTCTTTTGTTTCAAAATCATAAACAGAATACCCTAATAAATCACTTGGTAAAACATCAGAGGTTAATTGAACCCGCTGATAATCTAACTGTATTGCCTTTGTTAAAGCAACCGCTAAATTAGTTTTCCCGACCCCAGGAATATCTTCAAGTAGAATATGTCCATTAGCTAATAGAGCAATAACTACTTTTTTTAAAACATCATCTTTTCCTAATACAGCCTTTTTTACTTCATTAATCAATAGTTCTAATTTTTCATTCATAGTCCCTCTCCTTATATTTCTACTACAATATCTAAACTAAACCCTAAGTTAATGCCATTACTATAAGACTATTTTATCATATTATTAGATTATTTAATTATTAATTTGTCTTAACAAAAAAATATCTCACCTTCACCACATCAAAAAAGCAACAGATGCAACTGTTGCCCATTATTATCTTTATGCGAATAGTTTCTCCCATAATCCAAATAGAAAAATAAAAATAACAATTAGGGGGAGAATCCAACTAATGTAAAATTTGGCTTTTTCAGGAAAATGCAAGCCCTCACCGGCATTAGCCTCGGTCATAAACTTCTTCCAACCCCAACCTAGACGCCGAGTACAGAAAAACAAAAATACAAGTGATCCTAATGGCATAATTACATTAGAAACTAAAAAGTCTAATAAATCTAAAACTGCACTCCCCGGTCCAAATGGCTGAAATCCAGATAAAACACTATATCCAACTGCACAAGGAATACTACCAAGAACAATAATAATAAAATTTAAAATGACACTTTTCTTCCTTGACCAATTTAATAGATCCATTGAAAATGAAACAATATTTTCAAATACGGCAATAATCGT encodes:
- a CDS encoding ABC transporter substrate-binding protein; amino-acid sequence: MRINKLFKLMAVSALTMTALTGCGNSSSNGDVKEVAIIQYVEHTSLNTIKDAFDEQMEALGYKEGENIKYTFKNAQGDMNTAPSIIQDFKSSKKDCVVAIATPVAQTAAEMSTDTPVVFAAVTDPIKAGLTTSLEKPDKNITGTSDEIQVEMILERALQVNPDLKKIGVIYNKGEVNSVTNIAKAKAFCDDKGIEMIETTVTGVNEVQSAIDVLTSKCDAVFAPNDNTVANAMDMVGPACAKAKVPLYVGADSMVQDGGFLSVGINYEDLGKETANMVDKILKGEKVENIPVKVFKENLSVYVNTKVLKQLGITLPNEIKNDKAYVEIKE
- a CDS encoding transglutaminase-like domain-containing protein, whose protein sequence is MKLLIYLLGIIGSVGSLVYSFNFSSNNHFIFISCIIVGLLIYLGFNYIQGKKKFVIGSIIADGILLLIPSTMDCLTYITSIIIYKYREVSVYDFNFESTYIFYDDPQICILAFLLIFIPLFLSAVIAIDKQKYTLAILALLPGVFIELLFTITPPWYFLACYVLYVLILLIGALQKGAILKIPMIIISVVAMAITYISFPISTYRPSKYSLFDNARTPISTPGNIKEEYNVNSQGDRHYRNSLDFTIAGEVTLNNFKIRGIAYDLYEDGKWGTSHSRVETEWFKNNLEKIANITKTSRQVIEVNQISGYSQRNYTPYFIINDDMTYYGDHYEGKNPQTYEMIIPNDDFNALLSTIDYKAKGELLKEIAERNGTQDYYDEYFGQGNEDDEKLTSVPEETKSIIENFLKQHNVIDNGNIFNYITQCTNALAANTSYTLRPGNTPDNVDVVDYFLNTNKKGYCVHYASTLALMLRSRGYPARFVVGYQVPGSKNNAGKLIVRDSNAHAWVEIYDEYLGWIPIEATPTSSENPNTPTDTITPAPNQGDKTPQPVEPEKPNIQQISQNDSFQIPVYIYYLAGGMIFIFIVLFQARIRKKRMFKGAANSNQKVCYYYYYLTKLKINCDVIKTIIDKARFSQHQISIEELEIVEQFYQDKTNAYFKQANLFKKIYLRYLIAVL
- a CDS encoding DUF58 domain-containing protein; protein product: MFRYRLAYLLLIGFGVFFYIAFVGYFSYYFLLLILILPVLSLFYLVMSFKFTKLDFAILNQKVIQDDFVKIKIIKDNLGLGAIKFVVEDQKYLIKGNQDGLTLVFKHCGGRNFIINTYYQYDCLNLFCIKKRCHYEIPITIYPKRVELDFKEYAHQLPRVGDEVYAVNRKGDDPTEIYDIHKYQEGDQLKNIHWKLSARYQDILVKDNAMLVGEVINLYVSFDDNDDHNDLVFGYLDTFCGFLLKRQIGFLLSNKEIKSIQEYDEMFKYLLWNKEYQSDISKHNYEFVISYNGIMKVEGGR
- a CDS encoding AAA family ATPase encodes the protein MNEKLELLINEVKKAVLGKDDVLKKVVIALLANGHILLEDIPGVGKTNLAVALTKAIQLDYQRVQLTSDVLPSDLLGYSVYDFETKEMTFKKGPLFTNIFLADEINRTSSKTQSALLQVMEEGMISVDGLTYPTAKPFIVIATQNPFGSAGTQMLPDSQLDRFMMRLSLGYPDEMSEIEIINRKKSGNPINSINPVLSPQELLMMQEAVTKIHLDESLVKYIVQIVQQTRIHEKIELGASPRASIALMKAAQASAYLNGRDYVIVEDINENLYETLNHRIFLMPSVKKNRENFQIIMEDIMMKIAPIAYK